From a region of the Streptomyces tirandamycinicus genome:
- a CDS encoding DUF3159 domain-containing protein, whose translation MTSLDKPTTQEQGDDGHGRHAKAVTEAALFEAFGGIRGTVETILPGLLFVTIYTVNKDLHVSAIAALGLSLVLVAVRLVRRDTVKHAFSGVFGVAFGVVFAMMTGNAKDFYLPGMLYTLGLALAYIITTLAGVPLIGLILGPVFKENLSWRTRNPGRKKAYAKASWAWGLILLAKCAILFPLYWWADTTQLGWVLVALKLPPFLLAVYLTWVFLAKAPPPIDVFAEMEEQERAEEARKAAAAREGEA comes from the coding sequence GTGACGTCCCTCGACAAGCCGACCACGCAGGAACAGGGCGACGACGGCCACGGCCGCCACGCCAAGGCCGTGACCGAGGCGGCCCTGTTCGAGGCCTTCGGCGGTATCCGGGGCACGGTCGAGACGATCCTGCCCGGACTGCTCTTCGTCACGATCTACACGGTCAACAAGGACCTGCACGTCTCGGCCATCGCGGCCCTCGGGCTGTCGCTGGTCCTGGTCGCCGTCCGGCTGGTCCGCCGGGACACCGTGAAGCACGCCTTCAGCGGCGTCTTCGGTGTCGCCTTCGGTGTCGTCTTCGCGATGATGACCGGCAACGCGAAGGACTTCTACCTGCCGGGCATGCTGTACACGCTGGGCCTCGCCCTGGCGTACATCATCACGACCCTGGCGGGCGTCCCCCTGATCGGCCTCATCCTCGGGCCGGTCTTCAAGGAGAACCTCTCCTGGCGCACCCGCAACCCCGGCCGCAAGAAGGCCTATGCCAAGGCCAGCTGGGCCTGGGGCCTGATCCTGCTCGCCAAGTGCGCGATCCTCTTCCCGCTCTACTGGTGGGCCGACACCACGCAGCTCGGCTGGGTCCTGGTCGCGCTCAAGCTCCCGCCGTTCCTGCTGGCGGTCTACCTGACCTGGGTCTTCCTGGCCAAGGCTCCGCCGCCCATCGACGTCTTCGCCGAGATGGAGGAGCAGGAGCGCGCCGAGGAGGCCCGCAAGGCGGCCGCGGCCCGCGAGGGCGAGGCGTAG
- a CDS encoding DUF3710 domain-containing protein, which translates to MFGRRKKSSPAGESADVAGEAEQVVDELDTGDAAEPDGPRRVNLPPAPRPDGPWDVSEVSRPEEGRVDLGGLHVPGVEGMELRVEVAGDAIVAATIVLRDSAIQLQAFAAPKKEGIWGEVREEIASGITQQGGVIDEVEGPLGWELRAQVPVQLPDGTGGVQLVRFVGVDGPRWFLRGVISGQGAVQPQAAGLLEQIFRDTVVVRGEGPMAPRDPIVLKLPNDAQMVPEGVQQEDQETSRFSGGMGQLQRGPEITEVR; encoded by the coding sequence GTGTTCGGACGTCGCAAGAAGAGCAGTCCCGCTGGGGAGTCAGCGGACGTGGCGGGCGAGGCCGAGCAGGTCGTCGACGAGCTCGACACGGGCGACGCGGCGGAGCCGGACGGGCCCCGCCGGGTGAACCTCCCGCCGGCGCCGCGGCCCGACGGCCCCTGGGACGTCTCCGAGGTCTCACGGCCCGAGGAGGGGCGCGTCGACCTGGGCGGACTGCATGTGCCCGGGGTCGAGGGCATGGAGCTGCGCGTGGAGGTCGCGGGCGACGCGATCGTGGCCGCCACGATCGTGCTGCGCGACAGCGCGATCCAGCTGCAGGCCTTCGCCGCCCCCAAGAAGGAGGGCATCTGGGGCGAGGTCCGGGAGGAGATCGCCTCCGGCATCACCCAGCAGGGCGGCGTCATCGACGAGGTCGAGGGCCCCCTCGGCTGGGAACTGCGGGCCCAGGTCCCGGTCCAGCTGCCCGACGGCACCGGCGGCGTGCAGCTGGTGCGCTTCGTGGGCGTGGACGGACCGCGCTGGTTCCTGCGCGGAGTGATCTCCGGCCAGGGCGCGGTGCAGCCGCAGGCCGCCGGTCTGCTGGAGCAGATCTTCCGGGACACGGTGGTGGTCCGCGGCGAGGGGCCGATGGCACCCCGCGACCCGATCGTGCTGAAGCTTCCGAACGACGCGCAGATGGTGCCCGAGGGCGTGCAGCAGGAGGATCAGGAGACGTCCCGGTTCTCCGGCGGCATGGGACAGCTGCAGCGCGGCCCGGAGATCACCGAGGTGCGCTGA
- the dut gene encoding dUTP diphosphatase: MRQPVDVLIRRVDPEVPIPQYGHPGDAGVDLVTTRAAELAPGERTVLPTGVSIALPDGYAAFVHPRSGLAARCGLALVNAPGTVDAGYRGEIKVIVVNLDPRESVRFERFDRIAQLVVQQVEKVRFHEVAELPGSARAEGGFGSTGGHAAVGGSGGSQGGNRYASVVSDREGQ, encoded by the coding sequence ATGCGCCAACCCGTCGACGTACTCATCCGGCGTGTGGATCCGGAGGTGCCGATTCCGCAATACGGACATCCGGGCGACGCGGGTGTCGATCTGGTGACCACCCGGGCCGCCGAGCTGGCACCCGGCGAGCGCACCGTTCTGCCGACCGGGGTGTCCATCGCGCTGCCGGACGGCTACGCGGCGTTCGTGCACCCCCGATCGGGCCTCGCGGCCCGCTGCGGACTGGCGCTCGTGAATGCCCCGGGGACGGTGGATGCCGGGTACCGTGGGGAGATCAAGGTGATCGTGGTCAATCTGGACCCGCGCGAGAGCGTGCGGTTCGAGCGGTTCGACCGGATCGCACAACTGGTCGTCCAGCAGGTCGAGAAGGTGCGCTTCCACGAGGTGGCGGAGCTTCCCGGCTCGGCGCGGGCCGAGGGGGGCTTCGGGTCCACCGGAGGTCATGCCGCCGTGGGCGGATCGGGCGGCTCACAGGGTGGGAATCGATACGCTTCGGTCGTATCCGACCGGGAAGGACAGTGA
- a CDS encoding sensor histidine kinase: MARGKLRIYLGAAPGVGKTYAMLSEAHRRVERGTDCVVGLVEHHDRPRTEVMLHGLEQVPRRELVYRDAVFTEMDVDAVLARRPAVALVDELAHTNVPGSRNTKRWQDVEELLAAGVDVISTVNIQHLESLGDVVESITGVRQRETVPDEVVRRADQIELVDMSPQALRRRMAHGNVYKPDKVDAALSNYFRPGNLTALRELALLWVADRVDEYLRQYRGEHDIRTTWQARERIVVGLTGGPEGRTLIRRAARLAEKGAGGEVLAVYISRSDGLTSASPEELALQRTLVEDLGGTFHHVVGDDVPSALLEFARGVNATQIVLGSSRRKAWQYVFGPGVGATVARESGPDLDVHIVTHEEAAKGRGLPVARGARLGRSRSIAGWLVGVAGPVVLTLLLTNVSPNLGLANDMLLFLSLTVAAALLGGLLPALASAAFGSMLLNYFFAPPLYRFTISDPKNIVAIAVFFGVAVAVASVVDLAARRTQQAARLRAESEILSFLAGSVLRGETALGALLERVRETFGMESVALLERQSDVDPWTCAGSVGPRPVGRPEDADVDMPVGENMALALSGRFLPAEDRRVLGAFAAQAAVVLDRQRLVDRAEEGRKLAEGNRIRTALLAAVSHDLRTPLAGIKAAVTSLRSDDVEWSEEDRAELLEGIESGADRLAHLVGNLLDMSRLQTGTVTPLVRDIDLDEVVPMALVGVPEGSVELDIPETLPMVGVDKGLLERAVANIVENAVKYSPEATPVMVSASAHGGRVEVRVADRGRGVPDEAKDRIFEPFQRYGDAPRGSGVGLGLAVARGFVEAMGGTLSAEDTPGGGLTMVLTLQAASGAAAPGPGVPARATG; the protein is encoded by the coding sequence ATGGCGCGCGGCAAGCTACGGATCTATCTCGGGGCCGCACCGGGCGTGGGCAAGACCTACGCGATGCTCTCCGAGGCACACCGGCGCGTCGAACGGGGCACGGACTGCGTCGTCGGTCTGGTGGAGCACCACGACCGGCCGCGGACCGAGGTGATGCTGCACGGGCTGGAGCAGGTCCCACGCCGGGAACTGGTGTACCGGGACGCCGTCTTCACCGAGATGGACGTCGACGCCGTGCTGGCCCGCCGGCCCGCCGTCGCGCTCGTGGACGAACTGGCCCACACCAATGTGCCCGGCTCGCGCAACACCAAGCGCTGGCAGGACGTCGAGGAGCTCCTCGCCGCCGGTGTCGACGTGATCTCGACGGTCAACATCCAGCACCTGGAGTCGCTCGGCGACGTCGTCGAGTCGATAACCGGCGTGCGCCAGCGGGAGACCGTCCCCGACGAGGTCGTCCGCCGCGCCGACCAGATCGAGCTGGTCGACATGTCGCCGCAGGCGCTCCGCCGCCGCATGGCGCACGGCAACGTCTACAAGCCCGACAAGGTCGACGCGGCCCTGTCCAACTACTTCCGCCCCGGCAACCTCACCGCCCTGCGCGAGCTCGCCCTGCTGTGGGTCGCCGACCGGGTCGACGAGTACCTCCGGCAGTACCGGGGCGAGCACGACATCCGCACCACCTGGCAGGCCCGCGAGCGCATCGTCGTCGGCCTCACCGGCGGCCCCGAGGGGCGCACCCTGATCCGGCGCGCCGCCCGCCTCGCGGAGAAGGGCGCGGGCGGCGAGGTGCTCGCCGTCTACATCTCCCGCAGCGACGGACTGACCTCGGCGTCCCCCGAGGAGCTGGCACTCCAGCGCACCCTCGTCGAGGACCTCGGTGGCACCTTCCACCACGTCGTCGGCGACGACGTCCCCTCCGCGCTGCTGGAGTTCGCCCGCGGGGTCAACGCCACCCAGATCGTGCTCGGCTCGTCCCGCCGCAAGGCCTGGCAGTACGTCTTCGGCCCCGGGGTGGGCGCCACGGTCGCCCGTGAGTCGGGTCCCGACCTGGACGTCCACATCGTCACCCACGAGGAGGCCGCCAAGGGACGCGGGCTGCCGGTGGCCCGCGGCGCGCGGCTCGGCCGCTCGCGGAGCATCGCGGGCTGGCTGGTCGGGGTCGCCGGCCCGGTGGTGCTGACGCTGCTGCTGACCAATGTCAGCCCGAACCTCGGCCTGGCCAACGACATGCTGCTGTTCCTGTCGCTGACCGTGGCCGCGGCGCTGCTCGGCGGCCTGCTGCCGGCCCTCGCGTCCGCCGCCTTCGGCTCCATGCTGCTGAACTACTTCTTCGCGCCGCCCCTGTACCGGTTCACGATCTCCGACCCGAAGAACATCGTCGCCATCGCGGTCTTCTTCGGCGTCGCCGTAGCCGTCGCCTCGGTCGTCGACCTCGCCGCCCGGCGGACGCAGCAGGCGGCCCGGCTGCGCGCCGAGTCCGAGATCCTGTCGTTCCTCGCGGGCAGCGTGCTGCGCGGCGAGACGGCCCTCGGCGCCCTGCTGGAGCGGGTCCGCGAGACCTTCGGCATGGAGTCCGTGGCGCTGCTGGAACGCCAGAGCGACGTGGACCCCTGGACCTGCGCGGGCAGCGTCGGACCCCGGCCCGTGGGCCGTCCCGAGGACGCCGACGTGGACATGCCCGTGGGCGAGAACATGGCGCTGGCGCTGTCGGGCCGCTTCCTGCCCGCCGAGGACCGGCGCGTCCTCGGCGCCTTCGCCGCCCAGGCCGCCGTCGTCCTGGACCGGCAGCGGCTCGTGGACCGGGCCGAGGAGGGCCGGAAACTCGCCGAGGGCAACCGCATCCGCACCGCGCTGCTCGCCGCCGTCAGCCACGATCTGCGCACCCCGCTCGCCGGTATCAAGGCGGCCGTCACCTCGCTGCGCTCCGACGACGTCGAGTGGTCCGAGGAGGACCGGGCCGAACTGCTCGAGGGGATCGAGTCGGGCGCCGACCGGCTGGCCCATCTCGTCGGCAACCTGCTCGACATGTCCCGGCTCCAGACCGGCACCGTCACCCCGCTCGTCCGTGACATCGACCTGGACGAGGTCGTCCCGATGGCCCTCGTGGGCGTTCCGGAGGGCAGCGTCGAGCTGGACATCCCCGAGACCCTGCCGATGGTCGGCGTGGACAAGGGCCTGCTGGAGCGGGCCGTCGCCAACATCGTCGAGAACGCCGTCAAGTACAGCCCCGAGGCCACCCCCGTCATGGTCTCGGCGAGCGCCCACGGCGGCCGGGTCGAGGTACGCGTCGCCGACCGCGGCCGGGGTGTCCCCGACGAGGCCAAGGACCGCATCTTCGAGCCGTTCCAGCGGTACGGGGACGCTCCGCGCGGGTCGGGGGTCGGGCTCGGCCTCGCCGTGGCACGCGGCTTCGTCGAGGCGATGGGCGGCACACTGTCCGCGGAGGACACCCCCGGTGGCGGCCTGACGATGGTCCTCACCCTCCAGGCGGCCTCCGGCGCCGCCGCCCCGGGCCCCGGGGTCCCCGCGCGGGCAACCGGCTGA
- a CDS encoding response regulator has protein sequence MTRVLVVDDEPQIVRALVINLKARKYEVDAAPDGAAALQLAAARHPDVVVLDLGLPDMDGVEVIKGLRGWTRVPILVLSARHTSDEKVEALDAGADDYVTKPFGMDELLARLRAAVRRAEPAGGDADEIVIVETEGFTVDLAAKKVNRDGKDVRLTPTEWHLLEVLVRNTGRLVSQKQLLQEVWGPSYGTETNYLRVYMAQLRRKLEADPSHPRHFVTEPGMGYRFER, from the coding sequence ATGACCCGAGTGCTCGTGGTCGACGACGAGCCGCAGATCGTGCGCGCCCTCGTGATCAACCTCAAGGCGCGCAAGTACGAGGTCGACGCCGCCCCCGACGGCGCGGCGGCACTGCAGCTCGCCGCGGCGCGGCACCCCGACGTCGTCGTCCTCGACCTCGGGCTGCCGGACATGGACGGCGTCGAGGTGATCAAGGGGCTGCGCGGCTGGACGCGCGTGCCGATCCTGGTCCTGTCCGCGCGGCACACCTCCGACGAGAAGGTCGAGGCCCTCGACGCCGGCGCCGACGACTACGTCACCAAGCCGTTCGGCATGGACGAGCTGCTGGCCCGGCTGCGGGCCGCGGTGCGCCGTGCCGAGCCGGCCGGTGGCGACGCGGACGAGATCGTGATCGTCGAGACCGAGGGCTTCACCGTCGACCTCGCGGCGAAGAAGGTCAACCGCGACGGCAAGGACGTACGGCTCACCCCGACCGAGTGGCATCTGCTGGAGGTCCTGGTCCGCAACACCGGCCGCCTGGTCAGCCAGAAGCAGCTGCTCCAGGAGGTGTGGGGGCCCTCGTACGGCACGGAGACCAACTACCTGCGGGTCTACATGGCCCAGCTGCGCCGCAAGCTGGAGGCCGACCCCTCGCACCCCCGGCACTTCGTCACCGAGCCGGGGATGGGCTACCGGTTCGAGCGCTGA
- a CDS encoding DUF4193 domain-containing protein: MATDYDTPRKTDDDIDSDSLEELKARRNDKTTSTVDVDEFEAAEGLELPGADLSNEELAVRVLPKQADEFTCMSCFLVHHRSQLAREKNGQPICRDCD; this comes from the coding sequence ATGGCTACGGATTACGACACCCCACGCAAGACCGACGACGACATCGATTCCGACAGCCTCGAAGAGCTGAAGGCGCGCCGGAACGACAAGACGACCTCCACGGTCGACGTCGACGAGTTCGAGGCCGCGGAGGGCCTGGAGCTGCCCGGAGCGGACCTCTCGAACGAGGAGCTGGCCGTCCGGGTGCTGCCCAAGCAGGCGGACGAGTTCACCTGCATGAGCTGCTTCCTGGTCCACCACCGCAGCCAGCTGGCCCGCGAGAAGAACGGCCAGCCGATCTGCCGCGACTGCGACTGA
- a CDS encoding DUF3093 domain-containing protein gives MQPSATESGTPATPRFDERLTVPRSWWLITVLVAVSGGLVLLPLGTVPMLGGLIAAGALAAAGVSSYGSARIRVVADSLVAGDARIPVPALGEPEVLDAGEARAWRSYKADPRAFMLLRSYVPTAVRVPVTDPQDPTPYLYLSTRDPRGLVAALQAVRGG, from the coding sequence ATGCAGCCCTCCGCCACCGAGTCCGGCACCCCCGCCACGCCCCGTTTCGACGAGCGCCTCACCGTCCCCCGCTCCTGGTGGCTGATCACCGTCCTGGTGGCGGTCTCGGGCGGCCTGGTCCTGCTGCCGCTGGGTACGGTGCCGATGCTGGGCGGACTGATCGCGGCGGGCGCGCTGGCGGCGGCCGGCGTGAGTTCGTACGGCTCCGCCCGGATCCGGGTGGTGGCGGACTCACTGGTCGCGGGCGACGCGCGGATCCCCGTCCCGGCGCTCGGCGAACCCGAGGTGCTGGACGCCGGGGAGGCCCGCGCCTGGCGTTCGTACAAGGCGGATCCGCGCGCCTTCATGCTGCTGCGCAGCTATGTGCCGACGGCGGTGCGGGTGCCGGTCACCGACCCGCAGGACCCGACGCCGTACCTGTACCTGTCGACACGGGACCCGCGGGGCCTGGTCGCCGCGCTGCAAGCCGTCCGGGGCGGCTGA
- a CDS encoding potassium channel family protein gives MRVAIAGAGAVGRSIAGELLENGHEVLLIDKAPTAISVERVPQAEWLLADACEITSLDEAALQRCNVVIAATGDDKVNLVVSLLAKTEYGVPRVVARVNNPKNEWLFNESWGVDVAVSTPRLMSALVEEAVSVGDLVRLLRFSHGDANLVELTLPPESALAGTQVGDVAWPEDTSLVTIIRGPRVLTPHNEETLEPGDELLFVAAQAREEQLEDLLSVRREGPAATG, from the coding sequence ATGCGGGTCGCGATCGCCGGCGCCGGCGCGGTGGGTCGTTCCATCGCGGGAGAGCTGCTGGAGAACGGGCACGAGGTGCTCCTGATCGACAAGGCGCCCACCGCCATCTCGGTGGAGCGGGTGCCGCAGGCGGAGTGGCTGCTGGCCGACGCCTGTGAGATCACGTCGCTGGACGAGGCGGCGCTGCAGCGCTGCAACGTGGTGATCGCGGCGACGGGTGACGACAAGGTGAACCTGGTGGTCTCGCTGCTCGCGAAGACCGAGTACGGCGTGCCGCGTGTGGTGGCCCGGGTGAACAACCCCAAGAACGAGTGGCTGTTCAACGAGTCGTGGGGCGTCGACGTCGCGGTGTCCACGCCGCGGCTGATGTCGGCGCTGGTCGAGGAGGCCGTCAGCGTCGGCGACCTGGTGCGGCTGCTGCGCTTCAGCCACGGCGACGCCAACCTCGTCGAGCTGACCCTGCCGCCGGAGTCGGCGCTGGCCGGTACGCAGGTGGGCGACGTGGCGTGGCCCGAGGACACCTCACTGGTGACGATCATCCGGGGCCCCCGGGTGCTCACCCCGCACAACGAGGAGACGCTGGAGCCCGGCGACGAGCTCCTCTTCGTGGCCGCCCAGGCGCGCGAGGAGCAGTTGGAGGACCTGCTCTCGGTCCGCCGCGAGGGCCCGGCGGCCACGGGCTGA
- a CDS encoding OB-fold nucleic acid binding domain-containing protein, with translation MSAVPSSGNDGKPAGRFRRMLDRLSSSQQELESAELKEDAQASGCTPICDCGDRQIVKVTGTLRTVTLRPRAGVPALEAELFDGSAALDVVWLGRRSIVGIEPGRKMIASGRISMSQGRRVLFNPKYELRPLGQE, from the coding sequence ATGAGTGCTGTACCCAGCTCCGGGAACGACGGGAAGCCGGCAGGCCGCTTCCGTCGGATGCTCGACCGCCTGTCCAGCTCCCAGCAGGAACTCGAGTCCGCGGAGCTCAAGGAGGACGCACAGGCGTCCGGTTGCACACCCATCTGCGACTGCGGCGACCGGCAGATAGTGAAGGTGACTGGTACCTTGCGCACGGTCACCCTGCGTCCGCGGGCCGGAGTCCCCGCCCTGGAGGCGGAGCTCTTCGACGGTTCCGCGGCCCTGGACGTGGTGTGGCTGGGCCGGCGCTCCATCGTGGGCATAGAACCGGGCCGCAAGATGATCGCCTCCGGCAGGATCTCGATGAGCCAGGGCCGGCGGGTGCTGTTCAATCCCAAATACGAGCTCCGACCGCTCGGACAGGAGTAG
- a CDS encoding sensor histidine kinase: MATAPAPPTAPPKPTWDPREPVGPLLRPTIRIRLTLLYGGMFLIAGILLLSIIYLLAAQALHDGIRQSVEVGAAPGANVTITSPTCPRINDLVDNGQRNAALKLCIAEQRQRALDELLTRSLFALLGLSVIAFAFGYAMAGRVLSPLGKITRTARRVVGTDLSRRIELDGPDDELKELADTFDEMLERLERAFSAQQRFVANASHELRTPLAINRTLLEVHLSDPGAPAELRQLGKTLLATNERSEQLVEGLLLLARSENQIVERKPVDLAEVAGRAVDQTRAEAEAGGVEIRGERAPAVVQGSGVLLERIALNLVQNAVRYNIADGGWVEVTTKAEHGQAVLVVANTGPVVPGYEIDNLFEPFRRLRQERTGSDRGVGLGLSIARSVARAHGGRIIAEPREGGGLVMRVTLPL, from the coding sequence GTGGCGACGGCACCCGCGCCCCCCACCGCGCCCCCCAAGCCCACCTGGGACCCGAGAGAACCCGTCGGGCCCCTGCTGCGCCCCACCATCCGGATACGGCTCACCCTGCTGTACGGCGGGATGTTCCTGATCGCGGGCATCCTGCTGCTGTCGATCATCTACCTGCTGGCGGCGCAGGCGCTGCACGACGGTATCCGGCAGTCCGTCGAGGTCGGCGCCGCACCGGGAGCGAACGTCACGATCACCAGCCCCACCTGCCCCCGTATCAACGACCTGGTCGACAACGGCCAGCGCAACGCGGCGCTGAAGCTGTGCATCGCCGAGCAGCGCCAGCGTGCCCTCGACGAGCTTCTGACCCGCTCCCTCTTCGCGCTGCTCGGCCTCAGCGTGATCGCGTTCGCGTTCGGCTACGCCATGGCCGGCCGGGTGCTGTCCCCCCTCGGCAAGATCACCCGTACCGCCCGCCGGGTGGTCGGCACCGACCTCTCGCGGCGGATCGAGCTGGACGGCCCGGACGACGAGCTGAAGGAGCTGGCCGACACGTTCGACGAGATGCTGGAGCGGCTGGAGCGGGCCTTCTCCGCGCAGCAGCGGTTCGTCGCCAACGCCTCGCACGAGCTGCGCACCCCTCTGGCGATCAACCGGACCCTGCTGGAGGTGCACCTGTCGGACCCGGGTGCCCCCGCCGAGCTACGGCAGCTGGGGAAGACCCTGCTGGCGACCAACGAGCGCAGCGAGCAGCTGGTGGAGGGCCTGCTGCTGCTCGCCCGCAGCGAGAACCAGATCGTCGAGCGCAAGCCCGTCGACCTGGCCGAGGTCGCCGGCCGTGCCGTGGACCAGACGAGGGCGGAGGCGGAGGCCGGGGGCGTGGAGATCCGCGGGGAGCGCGCGCCCGCCGTCGTCCAGGGCAGCGGAGTCCTGCTGGAGCGGATCGCCCTGAACCTGGTGCAGAACGCGGTGCGGTACAACATCGCGGACGGCGGCTGGGTGGAGGTCACCACCAAGGCCGAGCACGGCCAGGCGGTGCTGGTGGTGGCCAACACCGGCCCGGTGGTGCCCGGCTACGAGATCGACAACCTCTTCGAGCCGTTCCGGCGGCTCCGCCAGGAGCGCACCGGCAGTGACCGGGGGGTCGGACTCGGCCTGTCGATCGCACGGTCGGTCGCGAGGGCCCACGGGGGCCGTATCATCGCGGAGCCGCGCGAGGGCGGCGGTCTCGTCATGCGCGTCACCCTGCCGCTCTGA
- a CDS encoding PaaI family thioesterase: MSTALTPPADAAAPVRHPDAPAPGELLGAHYDYCFGCGGGQPHGLHLEARAGEGVSLTAEFTVTAAHQGAPGLAHGGVLATALDETLGSLNWLLRVIAVTGRLETDFVRPVPVGTVLFLEAEVTAVAGRKIYSRATGRIGGPEGPVAVRAEALFIEVKVDHFIDNGRPEEIQAAMADPDQARRARAFEVNP; this comes from the coding sequence GTGAGTACTGCACTGACCCCTCCCGCCGACGCCGCGGCGCCGGTCCGGCACCCCGACGCGCCCGCCCCCGGTGAGCTGCTCGGGGCGCACTACGACTACTGCTTCGGCTGCGGTGGCGGACAGCCCCACGGGCTGCACCTGGAGGCACGGGCCGGCGAGGGCGTCAGTCTCACCGCCGAGTTCACGGTCACCGCCGCCCACCAGGGCGCACCGGGCCTCGCCCACGGCGGCGTGCTGGCCACCGCGCTCGACGAGACGCTCGGCTCGCTCAACTGGCTGCTGCGGGTGATCGCGGTGACCGGACGGCTGGAGACCGACTTCGTCCGTCCCGTCCCCGTGGGCACCGTGCTGTTCCTGGAGGCCGAGGTGACCGCGGTCGCCGGCCGCAAGATCTACTCCCGGGCGACCGGGCGGATCGGCGGCCCGGAGGGGCCCGTCGCCGTCCGTGCCGAGGCCCTCTTCATCGAAGTCAAGGTCGACCACTTCATCGACAACGGCCGCCCGGAGGAGATCCAGGCGGCCATGGCCGACCCCGACCAGGCCAGGCGCGCACGCGCCTTCGAGGTGAACCCCTGA
- a CDS encoding potassium channel family protein, whose protein sequence is MHIVIMGCGRVGAALAQTLERQGHTVAVVDQDPTAFRRLGSGFGGRRVTGVGFDQDTLREAGIEEAGAFAAVSSGDNSNIIAARVAREMFGIENVAARIYDPRRAEVYQRLGIPTVATVRWTADQMLRRLLPSGAEELWRDPSGAVQLAEVHTSPAWIGHKVSRLQEETGVRVAFLTRLGEAVLPTSQTVLQEGDLVHVMMRTDEIEKIEAAFAQGPEGSGH, encoded by the coding sequence GTGCACATCGTGATCATGGGCTGCGGGCGCGTGGGAGCAGCGCTCGCGCAGACCCTGGAGCGACAGGGGCACACGGTCGCCGTCGTCGACCAGGACCCCACCGCGTTCCGTCGCCTGGGCTCCGGGTTCGGGGGGCGCCGGGTCACCGGCGTCGGCTTCGACCAGGACACGCTCCGCGAGGCGGGCATCGAGGAGGCCGGCGCGTTCGCGGCGGTCAGCAGCGGGGACAACTCCAACATCATCGCCGCCCGGGTCGCGCGCGAGATGTTCGGCATCGAGAACGTCGCCGCCCGCATCTACGACCCGCGGCGCGCCGAGGTCTACCAGCGGCTGGGGATCCCCACGGTGGCGACGGTCCGCTGGACCGCGGACCAGATGCTCCGCCGGCTGCTGCCCTCCGGGGCCGAGGAGCTGTGGCGGGATCCGAGCGGCGCGGTCCAGCTCGCCGAGGTGCACACCTCCCCGGCCTGGATCGGCCACAAGGTGAGCCGGCTCCAGGAGGAGACCGGGGTGCGGGTCGCGTTCCTCACCCGCCTGGGCGAGGCGGTCCTGCCGACCTCACAGACCGTGCTGCAGGAAGGCGATCTGGTGCACGTGATGATGCGCACGGACGAGATCGAGAAGATCGAGGCGGCGTTCGCCCAGGGTCCCGAGGGGAGCGGTCACTGA